A region of the Actinomycetes bacterium genome:
GTGGGAGCGGTCTGTGGTGTGTCTTCGTCAGTCATCTCTGTTCCAGGGGGGAATGGGAGGGGTTGCCGGGTCAGCCGGGTACGCCGGTCACGACACCCATCGAGGTTTCGCGACCCGTGCTGAGCAACCAGCGGAAGAACTCGGAGAACAGTGTGTCGAGGCCCAACACGAACCCGGCGAACACGATCAGTGCGATCAACACGATGGTCGACAACCTGATCACTTCGGGCCGGGTGGGCCAGGTGACCTTGCGCAGCTCGGCGCGGACCTCGCGGACGAACTCCGTGGGCTTGGTGCGCTCGGACTTGACCGACTGGGCGGGGGCAGCCTTGCGCTCGCGGCTCGGCGCGGCCTGTGAGCCGTCCTCGTTGAGCTGGCCGGCCTTCTGCATCGCCCGCTTCTGCTCTCGGTTCATTGACACTGTGTCTGACCTCGTGAATCTGTGCCCGGCTGACCGGCGGATGCCGCAAACCGGGGTCTGCAGGGCAGGAGGGACTCGAACCCCCAACCGCCGGTTTTGGAGACCGGTGCTCTACCAATTGAGCCACTGCCCTGTGACCTCGCTGCGTTCCGATCGACCCGGGAGTCCACCGGAGCACGGCGGGGCAGGGCGCACCAGCGCCCGTGGCGCAAGGTTAGACCGCCACGACCCCCGGCGGCTATCCGGCAAAAGGCCGACCCGAGCCTCAGCCGACCCGGGGCGAGTCGACGACCGCCGTGGTCGGCCGCTCACCCTGCCCACGGCGGTGCCGCGCCGTGATCACGATGCCAACCGCCGCTCCCACCCCGAGAGCGGACAGTGCGGCCACGTAGGCGACCGGACGGCGCCGCACCAGCGACCTGACCGCACGGCTCTGCGCCGCCTCATGGAACTCGCCCAGGAGGTCGGCGAGCATGCCCGGAGCCGGCTCGATCACCTCGTGTCGCATCTGGCGCATCGAGCGCAGGATGCGACGGTGCTGCACCACCTCGGCCTGGCAACGCAGGCACTGCTCCACATGCGCCCGCTCATGGGCGGACAGCTGCTGCTCGCCTGCGGCCACACCCGCGAGGCGACCCGACACGTCGCTGCACCTGGTGGAGCCCGCCATCGAACGCCGCCGGTCAGCCATCGTCGGACCGATGGCCGGGATCCGGAAACACGGCGGCACGTACGCGGCGGCGCGCACGGTGCAGCCGCACCTTCGCCGCGGTGACCGAGATGCCGAGCTCGTCCGCGATGTCCTCATGCGACATCTCATAGGAGTCCCTCAGCACCACGACTGCGCGCAGCTTCGGCGGCAACTCCTCGAGTGCCGCGACCAGCCGATCGCGCACATCGCCGGCGTCTGCTTGCAGTTGCGGGTCGTGATTGCCCGTGAGGTCCACAAGCGGCTCGTCGACCTCGAGGCTGCTGTGCAGGTGGCGGCGGGCGCGGCCCATGTGCGTCGAAGCGCAGTTGGCGGTGATCCGGTACATCCAGGTGGAGAACTTCGCGTCGGAACGGAAGGACCCGATCGACCTGTATGCCCGCAGGTAGGCCTCCTGGGTGACATCGGCAGCGTCGTGGGGGTCCCCCGTGAGCCGCAGGGCAAGCGTGTACGTGTCGCGGTGGGTGAGCTCGACCAGCTCGTCGAATGCGTCGCTGTCCCCGTCGCGCGCTCCATCAACGAGCGTGGCGACCCGCGCCTGCTCATCCGGCCACTGCCGGTGGACTCTGGGGGTCGCCGGAGCAGCGGCGAACGGCTCGACCATCA
Encoded here:
- the secE gene encoding preprotein translocase subunit SecE, coding for MQKAGQLNEDGSQAAPSRERKAAPAQSVKSERTKPTEFVREVRAELRKVTWPTRPEVIRLSTIVLIALIVFAGFVLGLDTLFSEFFRWLLSTGRETSMGVVTGVPG
- a CDS encoding RNA polymerase sigma factor; the protein is MVEPFAAAPATPRVHRQWPDEQARVATLVDGARDGDSDAFDELVELTHRDTYTLALRLTGDPHDAADVTQEAYLRAYRSIGSFRSDAKFSTWMYRITANCASTHMGRARRHLHSSLEVDEPLVDLTGNHDPQLQADAGDVRDRLVAALEELPPKLRAVVVLRDSYEMSHEDIADELGISVTAAKVRLHRARRRVRAAVFPDPGHRSDDG